The DNA sequence ACCTCGGGCGCGCTCCTGGAAGTGCGGTACGGCACCGACGGCACGAGCCTTCACGTGCGCGTGGATCTCGCGCCGGAGGCCCGGGGGGACCGGACGGTCGGGCTCGCGCTCGTGTTTCCCGGACCGCCGGAGCGGCGCGTCCGGATGGCGCTCGAGGGCGCCGGGGTTCCGAAGTGGGACGGGAAGGCGCGCGGGAAGGACGCGGGCGAGTACGCGGCCGGCGAGATCGTGGAAGCTCGAATTCCGCTTTCCCGGCTCGCGGGGAAGAGGACGGGCGAGGAGGGGTCGACGCCGGCTGCGGAGCGGATCCGCTTCCAGGTGGTTCTCGAGCGGAGGGGGCGTCCGGAGGAGGTCGCCCCCTCTGCGGGCTGGTTCCTGCTTCGCGCGATCTCTCAGGATCCCAATCTAACCCACTGGTCGGCATTGTGATGCCCGGCGCGTGGTCGGCCCGGATGCGGCGGTCCGGGGCAGGAGGCGGCGCTTGACGGCCCCTCTGCGCCCTGTAGTATCTGGCGCCGTGAACGACACGAACGATCACACGATCCCTCCCGAGGAGATCGCGAGCGGGAGGCTCCTCGCCGCGGTCGCGTACCTGCCGGGGCTCTGCTTCATCGGACTCCTCGCCTTTCCCGAGAACCGCTACGTCGGCCTTCACGCCCGGCAGGGCTTCGTCCTGTTCCTGATCGAGATCCTCGTCGCGATCGCGTTCGCCATCTTCGACGCGTCGATCGGGCAGATTCCTTGGGTCGGCCTCATCCTGGGAGCCATCCTCAAATTCGTCGTGTGGATGGCGCTCCTCCTGGTGACCGCGTACGGCGTGGCGAAGGGAGCGGCCGGCGAGCCCGCGCGGATCGCGTTCCTGGCCGAGGCCGCGGACAAGGTGCCGTTCTGATGCAAACGACCGGCGAGAAGCGCTTCTGGCTGCTCCGGCGGCTCTCGAAGGCGTTCAGCGTGGCCGCGTGGATCGTGCTCACGCTGGTCGTGATCGTGACTCCCGTCGCCGTCGCCCGGGCCGTGTTCGCGCGGAACATGGAGGAGCTCGAGTTCTGGCTCACGTACGCGGCCTCGGGGCTCCTCATCTTCATCAACCTGATCTGGGTGGCGCAGTCCATCCAGGCGATCCTCGCCATCGAGGAGAACACCCGCCACACCTCGTTCGTCCTCGAGAAGCTCACCACCCTGGTGCAGCAGGTGAGGGACCGGCTCCCGGAAGAGCCGAAGGGATCCTGAAGGACCCGCGGCTCGCCCCGCGAGCGGCCGCGGGCCTTCGTTTCCTCGCACTCCCGTGACCGACACCCCATCGCAGCCGACACCCTCCGCCGACCCGAGCCGCCGCTCCGTCTGGTCCGAGCTGCGCGACGCGATTCGCGGCACCGGCGCGGACTACACGAAGATCCCGCTGAATCGCGCGGTCTTCCTGCTGGCCGTCCCGATGGTGCTGGAGCTCGTGCTCGAGTCGACCTTCGCGGTGGTCGACATCTACTTCGTCGGGAAGCTCGGCTCCTCGGCCGTCGCCACCGTGGGGCTGACCGAGACGATGCTGTTCCTCCTGTACTCGGTCGGGATGGGCCTCGCCATGTCGGTGACCGCCGTGGTGGCCCGCCGCGTCGGGGAAGGGAAGCGCGACGAGGCCGCGGTGACGGCGGTACAGGCCATCTGGATCGCGCTCCTGGCGTCCGTTCCGTTCGCGATCGCGGGCGTCGTGTTCGCGAAGGACCTTCTGAGGCTCATGGGCGCCGACGCCTGGACGCTCGAGCATGGCTACCGGTACATGCAGTGGGCGCTCGGCAGCAACGTCGTGATCCTGCTGCTCTTCACGATCAACGCGATCTTCCGCGGCGCGGGCGATCCGTCCGCGGCCATGCGCGTGCTCTGGTTCGCGAACAGCCTCAACATCGTGCTCTGCCCGGTCCTGATCTTCGGCTTGGGTCCGATCCCGGCGTTCGGCATCCAGGGCGCCGCGATGGCGACGACGATCGGCCGGGGCTCCGGCGTGCTGCTGCAGCTCTGGATCCTGTTCCGCGGAGGACACCACCTGCGCGTGCTGCGGTCCCAGATCGTCTGGCACGGCGCGATCCTGTGGAACATCTTGCGAACGTCGTTCGGAGGAATCGGCCAGATGATCGTCGGCATGACCTCGTGGATCTTCCTCATGCGGATCCTCTCGGACATCGGCAGCCAGGCCGTGGCCGGCGCCACGATCGCGATCCGCATCATGATGTTCACCATGATGCCGGCCTGGGGTATGTCCAACGCGGCGGCGACGCTCGTGGGACAGAATCTCGGCGCGAAGCAGCCGGATCGCGCGGAGGCCTCGGTGTGGCGAATCGGGGCGTACAACATGGCGTACCTGATCGCGGTGGCGGTCGCGTTCTTCGCGCTTCCGCGCGAGCTGATCGGCTTCTTCACCACGGACCCGGCGGTGATCGCGGTCGGCGCCGAGTGGCTCCGGATCCTCTCGTACTCGCTCTTCGTCTACGGCTGGTGGATGGTCTCGGTCCAGGCCTTCAACGGCGCGGGCGACACGGCCACGCCGACCTGGATCAACCTCGTGTTCTTCTGGCTGATCCAGATTCCGCTGTCGTGGCTGCTCGCGGTGAAGCTCGGCTGGGGGCACTCGGGCGTGTTCTGGGGCGTGTTCGTCTCGGAGACGTCGGTGGGGCTCTTCACGCTCTGGCTCTTCACGCGCGGGAGGTG is a window from the Candidatus Eisenbacteria bacterium genome containing:
- a CDS encoding MATE family efflux transporter; amino-acid sequence: MTDTPSQPTPSADPSRRSVWSELRDAIRGTGADYTKIPLNRAVFLLAVPMVLELVLESTFAVVDIYFVGKLGSSAVATVGLTETMLFLLYSVGMGLAMSVTAVVARRVGEGKRDEAAVTAVQAIWIALLASVPFAIAGVVFAKDLLRLMGADAWTLEHGYRYMQWALGSNVVILLLFTINAIFRGAGDPSAAMRVLWFANSLNIVLCPVLIFGLGPIPAFGIQGAAMATTIGRGSGVLLQLWILFRGGHHLRVLRSQIVWHGAILWNILRTSFGGIGQMIVGMTSWIFLMRILSDIGSQAVAGATIAIRIMMFTMMPAWGMSNAAATLVGQNLGAKQPDRAEASVWRIGAYNMAYLIAVAVAFFALPRELIGFFTTDPAVIAVGAEWLRILSYSLFVYGWWMVSVQAFNGAGDTATPTWINLVFFWLIQIPLSWLLAVKLGWGHSGVFWGVFVSETSVGLFTLWLFTRGRWKTAQV